Proteins found in one Paraburkholderia caballeronis genomic segment:
- a CDS encoding sugar ABC transporter permease, which yields MTPDVTSRPAAGAQGRPGGSRQFQQLFSRYKILALLLAVAAIWVFFSVLTNGAFITPRNVSNLLRQMSITGMLACGMVFVIIAGEIDLSVGSLLGLLGGVAAILDVQRQWPIGVTVPAVLLLGVLVGLFNGWWSTYRRVPSFIVGLGGMLAYRGILLGVTGGSTIAPVSDPFVFLGQGYLPRLVGDSLAVVLFLLLAVLTVRQRANRRRYQLSVVPVWQDAVKIVAAGVVVFAFVATLDRYGGIPVPVLLLLALLGIFSWIATQTVFGRRIYAVGSNLEATRLSGVNTNRVKLAIFALMGLMCAFGGIVNTARLAAGSPSAGSMGELDAIAACFIGGTSMRGGSGTVYGALIGALVMASLDNGMSMLDVDAYWQMIVKGGILVLAVWIDVVSGSNRR from the coding sequence ATGACACCCGACGTCACTTCCCGGCCGGCGGCCGGCGCGCAAGGCCGCCCAGGCGGTTCCCGGCAATTCCAGCAACTGTTTTCGCGCTACAAGATCCTCGCGCTGCTGCTCGCGGTCGCCGCGATCTGGGTCTTCTTCTCGGTGCTGACGAACGGCGCGTTCATCACGCCGCGCAACGTGTCGAACCTGCTGCGGCAGATGTCGATCACCGGCATGCTCGCGTGCGGGATGGTGTTCGTCATCATCGCGGGCGAGATTGACCTGTCGGTCGGCTCGCTGCTCGGGCTGCTCGGCGGCGTCGCGGCGATCCTCGACGTGCAGCGGCAATGGCCGATCGGCGTGACGGTGCCGGCCGTGCTGCTGCTCGGCGTGCTGGTCGGCCTCTTCAACGGCTGGTGGTCGACGTACCGGCGCGTGCCGTCGTTCATCGTCGGGCTGGGCGGGATGCTCGCGTATCGCGGCATTCTGCTCGGCGTGACCGGCGGCTCGACCATCGCGCCGGTGTCCGATCCGTTCGTGTTCCTCGGCCAGGGCTACCTGCCGCGCCTCGTCGGCGATTCGCTCGCGGTCGTGCTGTTCCTGCTGCTCGCGGTGCTGACCGTGCGCCAGCGCGCGAACCGCCGACGTTATCAACTCTCCGTCGTGCCGGTGTGGCAGGACGCGGTGAAGATCGTCGCGGCCGGCGTGGTCGTGTTCGCGTTCGTCGCGACGCTCGACCGTTACGGCGGCATTCCGGTGCCGGTGCTGCTGCTGCTCGCGCTGCTCGGCATCTTCTCGTGGATCGCGACGCAGACCGTGTTCGGCCGCCGCATCTACGCGGTCGGCTCGAACCTCGAAGCGACCCGGCTCTCCGGCGTGAACACGAACCGCGTGAAGCTCGCGATCTTCGCGCTGATGGGGCTGATGTGCGCGTTCGGCGGGATCGTGAACACCGCGCGGCTCGCGGCGGGGTCGCCGTCGGCCGGCTCGATGGGCGAACTCGACGCGATCGCCGCGTGCTTCATCGGCGGCACGTCGATGCGCGGCGGCTCGGGCACCGTGTACGGCGCGCTGATCGGCGCGCTGGTGATGGCGAGCCTCGACAACGGGATGTCGATGCTCGACGTCGACGCGTACTGGCAGATGATCGTGAAGGGCGGCATCCTCGTGCTCGCGGTGTGGATCGACGTGGTGTCGGGTTCGAACCGCCGTTGA
- a CDS encoding YadA family autotransporter adhesin — protein sequence MNSTSPSTDTNYNNGGATGANALAAGTNAGATGAGSVSVGNGARTSQAGDVALGQGATASGASGGSPQTGAVALGNGARAVGSAVIAIGAGAGVGASALNAYNVSIGPSAGINVNGSYNLLTGNNAGANTVGSYNIASGDGAGTGITGNHNLSNGNFSGANTVGNLNIATGYQAGTGVRGSYNLASGYSAGYNVAGNHNLASGIYAGLSGNGSFNTISGAGAGVFVTGSNNVALGSGAGTRSSFTYAADGTVIGSSITSLVVSNTVAVGNAAVAGSDEAVAIGDAAAANGAGDIALGQRALTGAVGGSAANNIAIGVGAQATGGGSISIGAGNVVSGANSGAFGDPSVVSGSGSYSVGNDNTVATDNTFVVGNHVTTTQANSVVLGNGSTDRAATTVSSGTINGTTYAYAGPGSAANGVVSVGAVGAERQLINVAAGQVSATSTDAVNGSQLYATNQAVDSLGTTVNGIMTGGGIRYFHANSTLADSNAAGANSVAVGPAAAAYGDDSIAQGRDAVAGLAGAPAAATGDVAIGAGASATGGSSTALGTNAAASAAGGVALGAGSVATRAAGSYVDPVTGASFSTLMGAVSVGAPDALRQLVNVAPGTQLTDAVNLGQLQGAVSSVNETFETRIQQIINQGGSGGGGGSSSNTTIAGNPENYVPPSATGTNSVAAGSGSVASGNGSTALGDSARATGANSVAIGANSVASQANSVSVGAPGFERTITNVAPGVNGTDAVNLNQLNSGLGNLQNQITDNRKAAYAGAAAAMAVAGLRYDERPDKISAAAATGYYHGQVGVAIGVGGTSSNGLWRVNGGLTLAPTLSSPDVGFVVGVSRTLN from the coding sequence GTGAATTCGACCAGTCCGTCCACCGACACCAATTACAACAACGGCGGCGCAACCGGCGCGAATGCGCTCGCGGCCGGCACGAACGCGGGCGCGACGGGCGCGGGCAGCGTGTCGGTCGGCAACGGCGCGAGAACGTCGCAGGCCGGCGACGTCGCGCTCGGGCAGGGCGCGACCGCGAGCGGCGCGAGCGGGGGCTCGCCGCAGACCGGCGCGGTCGCGCTCGGCAACGGCGCGCGCGCGGTCGGCTCGGCCGTGATCGCGATCGGCGCGGGCGCGGGCGTCGGGGCGAGCGCGCTGAACGCGTACAACGTGTCGATCGGCCCGTCGGCCGGCATCAACGTGAATGGCAGCTACAACCTGCTGACCGGCAACAACGCCGGCGCGAACACGGTGGGCAGTTACAACATCGCGTCGGGCGACGGCGCGGGAACCGGCATCACCGGCAATCACAACCTGTCGAACGGCAACTTTTCCGGCGCGAACACGGTCGGCAACCTGAACATTGCGACCGGCTACCAGGCGGGCACAGGCGTGCGCGGCAGCTACAACCTCGCGAGCGGCTACTCGGCCGGCTACAACGTGGCCGGCAACCACAACCTCGCGAGCGGCATCTACGCGGGCCTGTCGGGCAACGGCAGCTTCAACACGATCAGCGGCGCGGGCGCCGGCGTGTTCGTGACCGGCAGCAACAACGTGGCGCTCGGCAGCGGGGCGGGTACGCGCTCGTCGTTCACGTATGCGGCGGACGGCACCGTGATCGGCAGTTCGATCACGTCGCTTGTGGTCAGCAACACGGTCGCGGTCGGCAACGCGGCGGTCGCCGGCAGCGACGAAGCGGTCGCGATCGGCGACGCCGCGGCCGCGAACGGCGCGGGCGACATCGCGCTCGGCCAGCGCGCGCTGACCGGCGCGGTCGGCGGCAGCGCGGCGAACAACATCGCGATCGGCGTCGGCGCGCAGGCGACCGGCGGCGGGTCGATCAGCATCGGCGCGGGCAACGTCGTGAGCGGCGCGAACTCGGGCGCGTTCGGCGACCCGAGCGTCGTGTCCGGCAGCGGGTCGTATTCGGTCGGCAACGACAACACCGTCGCGACCGACAACACGTTCGTCGTCGGCAACCACGTGACGACGACCCAGGCCAACAGCGTCGTGCTCGGCAACGGCTCGACGGACCGCGCGGCGACCACCGTCAGCAGCGGCACGATCAACGGCACCACGTATGCGTATGCGGGGCCGGGGTCGGCGGCGAACGGCGTGGTCAGCGTCGGCGCGGTGGGGGCGGAGCGGCAGTTGATCAACGTCGCGGCGGGGCAGGTCAGCGCGACGAGCACCGATGCGGTCAACGGCTCGCAGCTGTACGCGACGAACCAGGCCGTGGACAGCCTCGGCACGACCGTGAACGGGATCATGACCGGCGGCGGCATCCGTTATTTCCACGCGAACTCGACGCTGGCCGATTCCAACGCGGCGGGCGCGAACTCGGTCGCGGTCGGGCCGGCCGCCGCCGCCTACGGCGACGACAGCATCGCGCAGGGCCGCGATGCGGTGGCCGGCCTCGCCGGCGCGCCGGCCGCCGCGACTGGCGACGTCGCGATCGGCGCGGGCGCGAGCGCGACCGGCGGGTCGTCGACCGCGCTCGGCACGAACGCGGCGGCGTCCGCGGCGGGCGGCGTCGCGCTGGGTGCGGGGTCGGTCGCGACGCGCGCGGCCGGCAGTTACGTGGACCCGGTGACCGGCGCGAGTTTTTCGACGCTGATGGGCGCGGTGTCGGTCGGCGCGCCCGATGCGCTGCGGCAGCTCGTGAACGTCGCGCCCGGCACGCAACTGACCGACGCGGTGAACCTCGGCCAGTTGCAGGGCGCGGTTTCGTCGGTGAACGAAACGTTCGAGACGCGCATCCAGCAGATCATCAACCAGGGCGGCAGCGGCGGGGGCGGCGGGTCGTCGTCGAACACGACGATCGCGGGCAATCCGGAGAACTACGTGCCGCCGTCCGCGACCGGGACCAACTCGGTGGCGGCCGGCAGCGGCAGCGTCGCATCGGGCAACGGCAGCACCGCGCTCGGCGACAGCGCGCGCGCGACCGGCGCGAACTCGGTCGCGATCGGCGCGAATTCGGTCGCCAGCCAGGCGAACTCGGTGTCGGTGGGCGCGCCGGGTTTCGAGCGCACGATCACGAACGTCGCGCCGGGCGTGAACGGCACCGACGCGGTGAACCTGAACCAGTTGAACAGCGGCCTCGGCAATCTGCAGAACCAGATCACGGACAACCGGAAGGCCGCGTATGCGGGCGCGGCGGCCGCGATGGCGGTCGCGGGGCTGCGCTACGACGAGCGGCCGGACAAGATCTCGGCCGCGGCGGCGACCGGGTATTACCACGGGCAGGTGGGCGTCGCGATCGGGGTCGGCGGCACGTCGAGCAACGGGTTATGGCGCGTGAACGGCGGGTTGACGCTCGCGCCGACGCTCAGTTCGCCGGATGTGGGGTTCGTCGTGGGGGTGTCGCGGACGCTTAATTGA
- a CDS encoding ATP-dependent DNA helicase, with the protein MTYTVAVRTLCEFTAKRGDLDLRFTPSPDANEGRAGHLAIASRRPNGYETEIALSGTFGALTVRGRADGYDPAAHRLEEFKTYRGDLDSMRENQRALHWAQLRVYGWLMCERQRVDSIELALVYYDVGSGRETALVEHASAAELKRAFDDQCRRFVAWAEQESAHRATRDAALAQLRLPHPSFRRGQRELAEAVWRAASQGRCLLAQAPTGIGKTIGTLFPMLKAAPRAALDKVFFLSAKSSGRQLALDALDTLAAAQPDGATLPLRVLELVARDKSCEHPDLACHGESCPLARGFYDRLPAARAAALEHRRLDRSTLADVAREHRVCPYYLGQELARWSDVIVGDYNYYFDTSAILFMLAAHNQWCTALLVDEAHNLPERARAMYSAELAQTQIDAVRHSANAPVKRALTRLQRHWNTLNAVQPGVYRATDMLPSDLLAALGELIAALGDQFAEPAEPALLRDPELERFYFDALHFVRIAERFDTQSLFDVTPIAAPTTRGRRGPRTTLCIRNVVPAGALRARIAAAHSVTLFSATLAPSHYYADMLGLPADTVHLDIDAPFAADQLEVHVARRISTRYRDRERSLDALVERIATQYDARPGNYLCFFSSYDYLERAANAFVARHPQVVTWRQSRTMDEAAQHAFVARFVEDGCGIGFAVLGGAFGEGIDLPGTRLIGTFIATLGMPQVNPVNEQLRARMDTLYGAGFDYTYLIPGLRKVVQAAGRVIRTERDRGVVHLLDDRFARAEVRALLPGWWRIEGGRGGDV; encoded by the coding sequence ATGACGTACACGGTCGCGGTGCGCACGCTGTGCGAATTCACTGCGAAGCGCGGCGACCTCGACCTGCGCTTCACGCCGTCGCCGGACGCGAACGAAGGACGCGCGGGACACCTCGCGATCGCGAGCCGCCGCCCCAATGGCTACGAAACCGAAATCGCGCTCAGCGGCACGTTCGGCGCGCTGACCGTGCGCGGCCGCGCGGACGGCTACGATCCGGCCGCGCACCGGCTCGAAGAGTTCAAGACCTATCGCGGCGACCTCGATTCGATGCGCGAGAACCAGCGCGCGCTGCACTGGGCGCAGTTGCGCGTCTACGGCTGGCTGATGTGCGAGCGCCAGCGCGTCGATTCGATCGAGCTTGCGCTCGTCTATTACGACGTCGGCTCCGGACGCGAAACCGCCCTCGTCGAACACGCGAGCGCCGCCGAACTGAAGCGCGCGTTCGACGACCAGTGCCGCCGCTTCGTCGCGTGGGCCGAACAGGAAAGCGCGCATCGCGCGACGCGCGACGCGGCGCTCGCGCAACTGCGGCTGCCGCATCCGTCGTTCCGGCGCGGCCAGCGCGAACTCGCGGAGGCGGTGTGGCGTGCGGCGTCGCAAGGACGCTGCCTGCTCGCGCAGGCGCCGACCGGCATCGGCAAGACCATCGGCACGCTGTTCCCGATGCTGAAGGCCGCGCCGCGCGCGGCGCTCGACAAGGTGTTTTTCCTGAGCGCGAAAAGCTCCGGCCGGCAACTCGCGCTCGATGCGCTCGACACGCTGGCCGCCGCGCAGCCGGACGGCGCGACGCTGCCGCTGCGCGTGCTGGAACTCGTCGCGCGCGACAAGTCCTGCGAGCACCCGGACCTCGCGTGTCATGGCGAATCGTGTCCGCTCGCGCGCGGCTTCTACGACCGCCTGCCCGCCGCGCGCGCGGCCGCCCTCGAACATCGGCGTCTGGATCGATCGACACTGGCCGACGTCGCGCGCGAGCATCGCGTCTGCCCGTATTACCTCGGCCAGGAACTCGCGCGCTGGAGCGACGTGATCGTCGGCGACTACAACTACTACTTCGACACGAGCGCGATTCTGTTCATGCTCGCCGCGCACAACCAGTGGTGCACCGCGCTGCTCGTCGACGAGGCGCACAACCTGCCCGAACGGGCGCGCGCAATGTATTCGGCCGAACTCGCGCAGACGCAGATCGACGCGGTGCGGCACAGCGCGAATGCGCCGGTGAAACGCGCGCTGACCCGGCTGCAACGTCACTGGAATACGCTGAACGCGGTGCAGCCCGGCGTCTATCGCGCGACCGACATGCTGCCGTCCGACCTGCTCGCCGCGCTCGGCGAACTGATCGCGGCGCTCGGCGACCAGTTCGCCGAACCCGCCGAGCCCGCCCTGCTCCGCGATCCCGAACTCGAACGCTTCTATTTCGACGCGCTGCATTTCGTGCGCATCGCCGAACGCTTCGATACGCAGTCGCTGTTCGACGTGACGCCCATCGCCGCGCCAACGACACGCGGACGGCGCGGGCCGCGCACGACGCTATGCATCCGCAACGTCGTGCCGGCCGGCGCGCTGCGCGCGCGGATCGCGGCCGCGCACAGCGTCACGCTGTTCTCCGCGACGCTCGCGCCGTCGCACTACTACGCGGACATGCTCGGGCTGCCCGCCGACACCGTCCATCTCGACATCGACGCGCCGTTCGCCGCGGACCAGCTCGAAGTGCACGTCGCGCGCCGGATCTCGACGCGCTATCGCGACCGCGAGCGTTCGCTCGACGCGCTGGTCGAACGCATCGCGACGCAGTACGACGCGCGGCCGGGCAATTACCTGTGCTTCTTCAGCAGCTACGACTACCTGGAGCGGGCCGCGAACGCGTTCGTCGCGCGCCATCCGCAAGTGGTTACGTGGCGGCAGTCGCGCACGATGGACGAAGCCGCGCAGCACGCGTTCGTTGCGCGTTTCGTCGAGGACGGCTGCGGGATCGGCTTCGCGGTGCTCGGCGGCGCGTTCGGCGAGGGGATCGACCTGCCCGGCACGCGGCTGATCGGCACGTTCATCGCGACGCTCGGGATGCCGCAGGTGAATCCGGTCAACGAGCAGTTGCGCGCGCGGATGGACACGCTGTACGGCGCGGGTTTCGACTACACGTATCTGATTCCGGGGCTGCGCAAGGTCGTGCAGGCCGCGGGCCGCGTGATCCGCACCGAGCGCGATCGCGGAGTCGTGCATCTGCTCGACGACCGGTTTGCGCGCGCGGAGGTGCGGGCGTTGTTGCCGGGGTGGTGGAGGATCGAAGGAGGACGGGGCGGCGATGTTTGA
- a CDS encoding VRR-NUC domain-containing protein, which produces MYAPPPDPFYYLANFQRALAWLDARCADLLDDAERRFADGFADTPRAAQALLVRMLMRKGPCFRVSRLDYAEIGCPLSAAAPLVAAGWLDDAPALPFDALAPLVTKAELQTLAANLRIETGPRPTRAQLVDTLSAANLAPRAWQHWYPDSADAVLHLAVAPLCERLRLMFFGNLHQDWSEFVLADLGVFRYERVAFDDASRAFRRRDDIDAYLALRDCRDALETVLAAPAAPSNVASALDATLDTLDRLAAQTHDNAWLRARHDRLRYATGQHAERLREPSIAWRAYADCAHPDARYRRIRVLEQLGRRDDALELAQQIAASPANEEEAQRATRTLGRLHGRRGKHGKHGGGAAPDRADAAPAANEASLVIREIVLPAPDPAIRVEEAARAWLSSADSPAFYVENTLINALFGLLCWPALFAPLPGAFFHPFQRGPADLHAPDFVARRAALFDACLAELDSDAYRDTIVRRHRDKAGTQSPFVAWGALTPALLDLALDCLPAAHLRLWFARLLADLKTNRSGLPDLVRFWPREHRYEFVEVKGPGDRLQDNQRRWLAYCVAHRMPVSVLQVRWSEADPYAEDVHDAADAHREPAGAAR; this is translated from the coding sequence GTGTACGCTCCGCCGCCCGATCCGTTCTATTACCTTGCGAACTTCCAGCGGGCGCTCGCGTGGCTCGATGCGCGCTGCGCGGACCTGCTCGACGACGCCGAGCGCCGCTTCGCCGACGGTTTCGCGGACACGCCCCGCGCCGCGCAGGCGCTGCTCGTGCGGATGCTGATGCGCAAGGGGCCGTGCTTCCGCGTATCCCGCCTCGACTACGCCGAAATCGGCTGCCCTCTGAGCGCAGCCGCGCCGCTCGTCGCGGCGGGCTGGCTCGACGACGCGCCCGCGCTCCCGTTCGACGCGCTCGCGCCGCTCGTCACGAAAGCCGAATTGCAGACGCTCGCCGCGAACCTCCGCATCGAAACCGGCCCGCGCCCCACGCGCGCGCAACTCGTCGATACGCTGAGCGCCGCGAACCTCGCGCCGCGCGCGTGGCAACACTGGTATCCGGATTCCGCCGACGCGGTGCTGCATCTCGCGGTCGCGCCGCTGTGCGAACGGCTGCGGCTGATGTTCTTCGGCAATCTGCATCAGGACTGGTCCGAATTCGTGCTCGCGGATCTCGGCGTATTCCGCTACGAGCGCGTCGCGTTCGACGACGCGTCGCGCGCGTTTCGCCGGCGCGACGACATCGACGCGTATCTCGCGCTGCGCGACTGCCGCGACGCGCTGGAAACCGTTCTGGCCGCGCCGGCGGCACCGTCGAACGTCGCGAGCGCGCTCGACGCCACGCTCGACACGCTGGACCGCCTCGCCGCACAAACGCACGACAACGCGTGGCTGCGCGCGCGGCACGACAGGCTGCGCTACGCGACCGGCCAGCACGCGGAGCGGCTGCGGGAGCCGTCGATCGCGTGGCGCGCGTATGCGGACTGCGCGCACCCCGACGCGCGCTACCGGCGCATCCGCGTGCTCGAACAACTCGGCCGGCGCGACGACGCGCTCGAACTCGCGCAACAGATCGCGGCGTCGCCCGCGAACGAAGAGGAAGCGCAACGCGCGACGCGCACGCTCGGCCGCCTGCACGGCAGGCGCGGCAAACACGGCAAACACGGCGGCGGCGCGGCGCCGGATCGTGCGGACGCCGCTCCCGCAGCGAACGAAGCATCGCTGGTGATCCGCGAAATCGTGCTGCCCGCGCCGGACCCGGCGATCCGCGTCGAGGAAGCGGCGCGCGCGTGGCTGTCGTCCGCGGACTCGCCCGCGTTCTACGTCGAGAACACGCTGATCAACGCGCTGTTCGGCCTGCTGTGCTGGCCCGCGCTGTTCGCGCCGCTGCCCGGCGCGTTCTTCCATCCGTTCCAGCGCGGTCCCGCCGACCTGCATGCGCCCGACTTCGTCGCCCGCCGCGCGGCGCTGTTCGACGCGTGTCTCGCGGAACTCGACAGCGACGCATACCGCGACACGATCGTGCGCCGCCATCGCGACAAGGCCGGCACCCAGTCGCCGTTCGTCGCGTGGGGCGCGCTGACGCCCGCTCTGCTCGATCTCGCGCTCGACTGCCTGCCGGCCGCGCATCTGCGGCTGTGGTTCGCGCGGCTGCTGGCGGACCTCAAGACGAACCGCTCGGGCCTGCCCGACCTCGTGCGTTTCTGGCCGCGCGAACACCGCTACGAATTCGTCGAGGTGAAAGGCCCCGGCGACCGGCTGCAGGACAACCAGCGGCGCTGGCTCGCGTACTGCGTCGCGCATCGGATGCCGGTGTCCGTGTTGCAGGTGCGCTGGTCCGAAGCAGACCCATATGCGGAGGATGTGCACGACGCCGCCGACGCGCATCGCGAACCCGCCGGAGCCGCGCGATGA
- the bamC gene encoding outer membrane protein assembly factor BamC: protein MSDFHQRLASRAAALLMAGGLVAGCSSPSPGKIDYRSDSRTKQVSLAVPPNMLDENPDQRSLPPAGGQTSLSALKEVQEAAPADDNSVLPPVPGMHIQRDGTESWLVIDSRTPGDVWAQVRRFWQEQGFLLVVDQRDKGVMETDWNETHPKINDGLIRNTLTWATGNSYVTAERNKYRTRLEAAPGGGTYVFISQKGLREALSGNNNDTSTWQPKPNDPALETEYLKRLMITLARAKPGVPDAQIAAEADAPASGAKAAGAPTAAPDTAAAATAAQNVIASAQPQRGNASSRDASGQYSHTELTLGEPYDRAWLRVGVALDRANFTVDDRDRTKGLYYVRYVDPRDMTSAEQGFWNQVFHGRKEKVAKQYLLNVRAVTESQTRVAIVDTKGNVDTSRPAQEIMALVVDQLH, encoded by the coding sequence ATGAGTGATTTTCATCAACGTCTTGCCAGCCGGGCCGCAGCACTCCTGATGGCGGGCGGGCTGGTCGCCGGCTGCAGCTCGCCGTCGCCGGGCAAGATCGATTACCGCAGCGATTCGAGGACGAAGCAGGTCTCGCTCGCCGTTCCGCCGAACATGCTGGACGAGAACCCCGACCAGCGCTCGCTGCCGCCGGCAGGCGGGCAGACGTCGCTGTCCGCGCTGAAGGAAGTGCAGGAGGCCGCGCCGGCGGACGACAATTCCGTGCTGCCGCCGGTCCCGGGGATGCACATCCAGCGCGACGGCACCGAAAGCTGGCTCGTGATCGACAGCCGCACGCCGGGCGACGTGTGGGCGCAGGTCCGCCGCTTCTGGCAGGAGCAGGGTTTCCTGCTGGTCGTCGACCAGCGCGACAAGGGCGTGATGGAAACCGACTGGAACGAGACCCATCCGAAGATCAACGACGGCCTGATCCGCAACACGCTGACGTGGGCGACCGGCAACTCGTACGTGACCGCCGAGCGCAACAAGTACCGCACGCGCCTCGAAGCGGCGCCGGGCGGCGGCACCTACGTGTTCATCAGCCAGAAGGGTCTGCGCGAGGCGTTGAGCGGCAACAACAACGACACCAGCACATGGCAGCCGAAGCCGAACGACCCGGCGCTCGAAACCGAATACCTGAAGCGCCTGATGATCACGCTCGCGCGCGCGAAGCCGGGCGTGCCGGACGCGCAGATCGCGGCCGAGGCCGACGCGCCGGCGTCCGGCGCGAAGGCGGCGGGCGCGCCCACTGCGGCGCCTGACACGGCCGCGGCCGCGACCGCCGCGCAGAACGTGATCGCGTCCGCCCAGCCGCAGCGCGGCAACGCGTCGTCGCGCGACGCGTCGGGCCAGTACTCGCACACTGAGCTGACGCTCGGCGAGCCGTACGACCGCGCGTGGCTGCGCGTCGGCGTCGCGCTCGACCGCGCGAACTTCACGGTGGACGATCGCGATCGCACGAAGGGTCTGTACTACGTGCGTTACGTCGATCCGCGGGACATGACGTCGGCCGAGCAGGGCTTCTGGAACCAGGTGTTCCACGGCCGCAAGGAAAAGGTCGCGAAGCAGTATCTGCTGAACGTGCGCGCGGTCACCGAGAGCCAGACCCGCGTCGCGATCGTCGATACGAAGGGCAATGTCGACACGTCGCGTCCGGCCCAGGAGATCATGGCGCTCGTCGTCGATCAGCTGCACTGA
- a CDS encoding L-lactate permease, giving the protein MFHQLLTPIGNALLPSFIVAALPIATVLVLLGWARRPAWQASLAGLLVGLIVAIFGWQFPAGLAINSVVAGAVFALWPVMWIVVNAILLYNIAQRSQRFAAFRMWLLDNLPNDRRIVLVVISFSFGALLEGISGFGTPVAITSSLLIMLGFPTLEALTYTLIFNTAPVAFGALGVPITVLGAVTHLPSDALAQMVGRQLPFFALLLPFYVIGFYAGIRDMLRIWPVLLVAGGSFALTQFVTSNFVNYSLTDVLSSLVSLILTIAFLRVWKPAPDPRYEIRVDRAKEVRGEISGAQGWYPWIIVSVVVIVWTVAKVFMIGDVKIPWPGLDKAVFITLYNTPYGAIWDFQPLATGTAILVAAIITAFVVKLKPSDFFRAIGDTWVQTRIAILTVATIVGLAYLMNYSGLTYTLGLGVASVGPFFPLVSAFLGWVAVFLSGSDTSGNALFGNLQVVAAQQLNLNPVLMAATNSSGGVMGKMISPQNISTGVATTELKGKEGHVFAKTFKHSILLTVVLGILVWLQQNVLTWMIPH; this is encoded by the coding sequence ATGTTCCATCAGTTGCTCACCCCCATCGGCAACGCGCTGTTGCCTTCCTTCATCGTCGCCGCGCTGCCCATCGCAACGGTGCTCGTACTGCTAGGCTGGGCGCGGCGCCCCGCGTGGCAGGCGTCGCTCGCCGGGCTGCTGGTCGGTCTCATCGTCGCGATCTTCGGCTGGCAGTTCCCGGCCGGGCTCGCGATCAATTCGGTCGTCGCCGGCGCGGTGTTCGCGCTGTGGCCGGTGATGTGGATCGTCGTGAACGCGATCCTGCTGTACAACATCGCGCAACGCTCGCAACGCTTCGCCGCGTTCCGCATGTGGCTGCTCGACAACCTGCCGAACGACCGGCGCATCGTGCTCGTCGTCATCAGCTTCTCGTTCGGCGCGCTGCTCGAAGGCATCTCGGGCTTCGGCACGCCGGTCGCGATCACCAGTTCGCTGCTCATCATGCTCGGCTTCCCGACGCTGGAGGCGCTGACCTACACGCTGATCTTCAACACCGCGCCAGTCGCGTTCGGCGCGCTCGGCGTGCCGATCACGGTGCTCGGCGCGGTCACGCACCTGCCGTCCGACGCGCTCGCGCAGATGGTCGGCCGCCAGTTGCCGTTCTTCGCGCTGCTGCTGCCGTTCTACGTGATCGGCTTCTACGCGGGCATCCGCGACATGCTGCGGATCTGGCCGGTGCTGCTGGTCGCGGGCGGCAGCTTCGCGCTCACGCAGTTCGTCACGTCCAACTTCGTGAACTACAGCCTGACCGACGTGCTGTCGTCGCTCGTGTCGCTGATCCTGACCATCGCGTTCCTGCGCGTGTGGAAACCCGCACCGGACCCGCGCTACGAGATTCGCGTCGACCGCGCGAAGGAGGTGCGCGGCGAGATCAGCGGCGCGCAGGGCTGGTATCCGTGGATCATCGTGTCGGTCGTCGTGATCGTGTGGACGGTCGCGAAGGTGTTCATGATCGGCGACGTGAAGATTCCGTGGCCGGGGCTCGACAAGGCCGTGTTCATCACGCTGTACAACACGCCGTACGGCGCGATCTGGGACTTCCAGCCGCTCGCGACCGGCACCGCGATCCTCGTCGCGGCGATCATCACCGCCTTCGTCGTGAAGCTGAAGCCGTCGGACTTCTTCCGCGCGATCGGCGACACGTGGGTGCAGACGCGCATCGCGATCCTGACCGTCGCGACGATCGTCGGCCTCGCGTACCTGATGAACTATTCGGGGCTCACGTACACGCTCGGCCTCGGCGTCGCGTCGGTCGGGCCGTTCTTCCCGCTGGTGTCCGCGTTCCTCGGCTGGGTCGCGGTGTTCCTGTCCGGCAGCGATACGTCGGGCAACGCGCTGTTCGGCAACCTTCAGGTCGTCGCCGCACAGCAACTGAACCTGAACCCGGTGCTGATGGCCGCGACGAACTCGTCGGGCGGCGTGATGGGCAAGATGATCTCACCGCAGAACATCTCGACCGGCGTGGCGACGACCGAACTGAAGGGCAAGGAAGGCCACGTGTTCGCGAAGACGTTCAAGCACTCGATCCTGCTGACGGTGGTGCTCGGCATCCTCGTGTGGCTCCAGCAGAACGTGCTGACGTGGATGATTCCGCATTGA
- a CDS encoding glycine zipper 2TM domain-containing protein, whose translation MKTIRQARVVLTVAALVTAVSSLSACDNMTRRQRDTAIGAGVGGVAGAVIGGGALSTLGGAAVGGVIGNQVGK comes from the coding sequence ATGAAGACCATCCGGCAAGCCAGGGTCGTGCTGACCGTCGCGGCGCTCGTGACCGCCGTGTCCAGCCTCTCCGCGTGCGACAACATGACGAGACGCCAGCGCGATACCGCGATCGGCGCGGGCGTCGGCGGCGTCGCGGGCGCGGTGATCGGCGGCGGCGCGCTATCGACGCTCGGCGGCGCGGCCGTCGGCGGCGTGATCGGCAACCAGGTCGGCAAGTGA